The DNA region CCGCCACCCAGCGTCGCGTCCGTGTTGGTCAGCTGTTGGAATCGGTGCAGCTGCCTGGCAGCCGAGCCGATGATTTGCCCGGTGCGCTTTCTTGCGGTCAGCGGCAACGCGTGGCGCTGGCTCGGGCACTCGCGGCAGATCCGGCCTTTATTTTGGCGGATGAAATCACCTCGGCACTGGACGTCTCGGTCCAGGGTTCAGTACTTAATCTGCTGGTGGAGCTGCAAGCCGAGCAACAATTTGGTCTGCTTTTTATTAGCCACAACCTCGCGGTGGTGCGTTATCTTTGCGATGAAGTTGCCGTGATTCGTCAGGGCAAACTTGTTGAATCCGGTCTAACAGACCAGGTACTTCAATCGCCGCGCGAGGAATACACCCGGCAACTACTTGCAGCCGTACCTGGAATTGGCGAGCCGCTGTTCGCGGGCTCATCGAATGTTGAAAGGACATCACTATGACATCAGCTCACAGCACCTTCCGAGCAGAGGATCTGTCCCGGCTGGAAGTTGCCGCGAATCCGGTCATTCGACCAGATGGACTGGAGGTTGCTTATCAATTACAGCGGGCCGATGCGGAAACGGATTCAACAATTAGTGCACTCTGGCTGGTCAGCGTAGCTGCCGAAAGTTCGCCTCGTCGGCTGACCTCGGGGCCCGCAGATAGTGAACAAGCTTGGTGGGCGCTCACTCGCGTTCTTACGTGCTTCGAAGGACCAGCCGGCTCAGTTGCATCGAATTGGTGCTGCCGGTGGCGAGGCCGAACCGCTCACTGACGCGGCAGATTTTCCTTTTGGCGCGGGCCGGCCAGTGTTGAGCGCCGATGGCAAAACGATCTATTTTGCCGCACCGGTGTCAATTGACGCAGGCTATTCAGCAACTGCTCCAGTGGTCGCGAAGTCGCTGTCCTATAAGTACGACGGCGCAGGCAACTTTGGTTCGTTGCGCCAGCACATCTTCGCGTTTGATGTTGCCAGCGGAGTGGCGCGACAACTTACCGACGGCGATTGGCACGCCGGTGAGCCTGTGGTTTCTGCAGATGGTAGCAAGCTTGCTTTCACCGCGGCTCTGGGTGAGTGCGCAGACTTGGAACTTAGTAGTGAAGCTTGGTACCTGGAGCTGGCGGATCCGATGCTGAAGCTGCACAAACTCGGTCAAGCCGCTTCAGTCCATGGTTCATTGCAATGGGAGGGCGAGAGCGTGCTGGCTGTTGGCCAACAGCGCACCGAGATTGGCAATGCGAGCTTGTGGCGGCTGTCGGTGGACGGTAGCTTGGATGTTGAACTCAGTGCGGGTTTGGATCGAAACGTCATGATTGGTGGGGTTGGCTATCCCGGTGGGCGGCCGCAGCTTGGCGAGGCTGGGCGAATCTACTTTTGCGTTCGAGAAGGTGGCAATACCAACTTGCTTTGCCGCGAACTCGATGGCGGCATCAAAACGATACTTGGTGAGCCGCATCAGGTAGTTGCTGGGCTGTCTTATGCCAACGGCGTCTGTGCTGTGCTGCTGAATGATCAGCACAGTTTTGGTGATGTTGCGGTTGTCCGGGATGGCGAATTGCACAAACTGACGAAGCACACCGAGCTGAGCCTGCCTGACCGGGAGCTTATTGCGCCGCAACCGCGTCAATTCAGCATTTCAGATGGTCAAACGGTGCACGGTTGGCTTATTCGGTCAGCACAAACTGAAGGTGCTGCGCCGACGCTGCTGGATGTGCATGGTGGTCCACACAATGCCTGGACCGGGGTCGCGGATACCATGCATCCCTACCACCAGAGCCTGGCGGCCGCTGGCTGGAATATCGTGATTCTCAATCCGCGCGGTAGCGATGGCTATGGTGATGCGTTTATGCGTGCTGCCTGGGGTGAAGGTGACGCCCAAGATTTTATGCAACCGTTGGATGCCTTGATCGCGGAAGGTTTAGCCGATGAAAACCAGCTTGCGGTCACTGGATACAGTTACGGCGGCTTCGCGGTTTGCGATCTAACAAGTAGAACGGACAGGTTTTCTGCAGCGATTGCTTGCGGTTTGGTCTGCGATTTGCGGCACTTCCCAGGCGCTTCGGATCTGGGACATTTCTTAGGCTCGGTCGAATTAGCGGCTTCTGACTCTGAAGACCGTGCTGCTGAGCTCTCGCCCATCAGCCGGGTTAACAACGTCAAAACACCCACTTTGGTGCTGCATGGCGGAAGCGACCAACGTTGTCCGGTAAACCAGGCTGAACAATGGTTCGCCGAATTGCGCATCCGTGAAGTGGAAACCGCTTTGGTGCTCTACCCAGGACAGCCGCATGCTTTTCCGCTCACGGGACCGTTGAGTCACCGGGTTGACTACAGCAACCGCATTATCGATTGGTTGCAGCGACATGTGGGTGAGCCTGCCGCTGTCTACTCGAGAGTTGGTATTCCGGAGTTTGACCGGGGATATTGGCAGCACCGCCTCGATGTGATCCGGCAGAAGTACGAGGTCCCGGGTGCGGTCTTTGGCATTTTGCAACTTGCCCGAGATGCTGAACCGGAATCATCCGGCAGCGGCGTGACCTCGATCGACAGCAAGATTGAAGCGACCGCGGACACCTTGGTGCAAATCGGTTCAATTAGTAAGACCTATACCGCGACCCTAGTC from Renibacterium salmoninarum ATCC 33209 includes:
- a CDS encoding serine hydrolase, whose product is MNKLGGRSLAFLRASKDQPAQLHRIGAAGGEAEPLTDAADFPFGAGRPVLSADGKTIYFAAPVSIDAGYSATAPVVAKSLSYKYDGAGNFGSLRQHIFAFDVASGVARQLTDGDWHAGEPVVSADGSKLAFTAALGECADLELSSEAWYLELADPMLKLHKLGQAASVHGSLQWEGESVLAVGQQRTEIGNASLWRLSVDGSLDVELSAGLDRNVMIGGVGYPGGRPQLGEAGRIYFCVREGGNTNLLCRELDGGIKTILGEPHQVVAGLSYANGVCAVLLNDQHSFGDVAVVRDGELHKLTKHTELSLPDRELIAPQPRQFSISDGQTVHGWLIRSAQTEGAAPTLLDVHGGPHNAWTGVADTMHPYHQSLAAAGWNIVILNPRGSDGYGDAFMRAAWGEGDAQDFMQPLDALIAEGLADENQLAVTGYSYGGFAVCDLTSRTDRFSAAIACGLVCDLRHFPGASDLGHFLGSVELAASDSEDRAAELSPISRVNNVKTPTLVLHGGSDQRCPVNQAEQWFAELRIREVETALVLYPGQPHAFPLTGPLSHRVDYSNRIIDWLQRHVGEPAAVYSRVGIPEFDRGYWQHRLDVIRQKYEVPGAVFGILQLARDAEPESSGSGVTSIDSKIEATADTLVQIGSISKTYTATLVMQLVEEGLLDLDAPIRQVLPDFKVADQQASETVTMRHLLTHTSGIDGDIFQDTGRGDDCVQKYVESLGDAEQLFAPGETWSYCNTGLVIAGRVVEVLRGKIWNKVLEERIFAPLGLKESTTLAEQTALHRYAVGHIGLGAEQKTTPQFDIMRSAGPAGLITSSSADVLRYARSVIQTDPALLQADSWSELLRAQIDVSAACPIAEHWALGWCLPEWGGQRCLNHNGGTFGQSSFLHIFPDAGAALFLSLNGGRVAEAFQELFTEAAAHFATAEFPEPFTPDGQGDSLAPAIGSYEAAGSRVEIRESEQGIRIFQTGTSGMVTDGEKHEFEVREDSSGHFGARMTPNSPWTQCYVESVASGRLVHLGTRAYPQRDGVSDD